The following are from one region of the Scylla paramamosain isolate STU-SP2022 chromosome 23, ASM3559412v1, whole genome shotgun sequence genome:
- the LOC135112035 gene encoding LOW QUALITY PROTEIN: N-acetylgalactosamine-6-sulfatase-like (The sequence of the model RefSeq protein was modified relative to this genomic sequence to represent the inferred CDS: deleted 1 base in 1 codon), which yields MRGVVSCFSAWLAAGVLLAGVSASRQPPNVVIMLMDDMGWGDLGCNGEPNRETPNLDQMAREGLIVSSMYTAAPLCSPSRASLLTGRLPIRNGFYSNNTAGRNAYTPQNIVGGISDDEVLLPELLKERGYTSGLVGKWHLGHQPQYLPRKHGFDFWFGSPNCHFGPYMDLVTPNIPVFLNDHMLGRYYKDFPINRNQGISNMTQLYIDAAVGFINKEASKGPFFLLWAPDATHAPTYASEKYYRTSRRGRYGNAVRELDAGVGTILDALRKQGVDNNTLVVFTSDNGAALVSKQDGGSNGPFLCGKQTTFEGGMRAPGIFWWPGVISAGTTSHQVWTQMDLFSTAAQLAGVSPPQDRIYDGLPLANSFTYPQLEVPRPVFLYRGDRLMAVRRGASKIHLWTFSTPPAELQKGINYCPGAEVPNVTTPTPTDHSGRPILFNVEVDPGERYPISPSSSTYRNIVPMLLNVIREHNEKLVPGEPQLNWCDRAVMHWAPPGCETLNECLPVPESHPTLCVWPH from the exons ATGAGAGGTGTGGTTTCGTGTTTCTCCGCCTGGCTGGCCGCGGGTGTCCTCTTGGCTGGTGTCTCGGCGTCCCGGCAGCCTCCCAATGTTGTCATCATGCTCATGGACGAT ATGGGGTGGGGTGACTTAGGATGCAACGGGGAGCCGAACAGAGAGACGCCTAACCTGGACCAGATGGCGAGGGAGGGCCTGATCGTCTCCAGCATGTACACAGCAGCGCCACTTTGCTCCCCCT CTCGCGCGTCGCTTCTCACCGGCCGTCTACCAATCAGGAACGGATTCTACTCCAACAACACAGCGGGAAGGAATG CTTACACCCCGCAGAACATCGTAGGCGGGATATCAGATGACGAGGTGTTACTGCCGGAGTTGCTGAAGGAAAGGGGCTACACCTCAGGCCTGGTGGGAAAGTG GCACCTCGGACACCAGCCTCAGTACCTGCCACGCAAACACGGCTTCGACTTCTGGTTCGGGTCGCCAAACTGCCAT TTCGGGCCCTACATGGATCTGGTGACGCCCAACATACCTGTTTTCCTGAACGACCACATGCTGGGCAG GTACTACAAGGACTTCCCCATTAACAGAAACCAGGGAATATCCAACATGACGCAGCTTTATATTGACGCTGCCGTGGGTTTTATTAACAAGGAGGCAAGCAAGGGGCCTTTCTTCCTGCTGTGGGCGCCGGATGCCACTCACGCCCCAACTTATGCCTCAGAGAAGTACTACCGCACCAGCAGGAGAG ggcgcTACGGTAACGCGGTGAGGGAGCTGGACGCGGGCGTGGGCACCATTCTGGACGCCCTCAGGAAGCAGGGCGTAGACAACAACACCTTAGTGGTCTTCACGTCTGACAACGGCGCGGCGCTCGTCAGTAAGCAAGatg GAGGCAGTAATGGGCCATTTCTCTGCGGCAAACAGACCACTTTCGAGGGCGGAATGAGGGCACCGGGCATATTTTGGTGGCCGGGGGTTATCTCAGCAGGCACCACGTCCCACCAG GTGTGGACCCAGATGGACTTGTTCTCAACGGCGGCACAGCTGGCGGGAGTGTCGCCCCCTCAGGATCGCATCTACGACGGCCTGCCCCTTGCTAATTCCTTCACGTACCCGCAGCTTGAGGTTCCCAG gcCGGTGTTTCTGTACCGCGGGGACAGACTGATGGCGGTGCGTCGCGGAGCTTCCAAGATACACCTGTGGACCTTCAGCACGCCCCCTGCTGAGCTGCAAAAG GGCATCAACTACTGTCCGGGTGCTGAGGTGCCCAACGTGACAACACCCACGCCCACAGACCACAGCGGCAGGCCAATCCTCTTCAACGTGGAGGTGGATCCTGGGGAGCGCTATCCgatctctccctcctcgtccacctACAGAAATATTGTCCCTATG CTGCTGAATGTGATAAGGGAACACAACGAGAAACTGGTTCCTGGTGAGCCCCAACTGAACTGGTGCGACCGCGCGGTGATG CACTGGGCACCCCCTGGCTGTGAGACGCTGAATGAGTGTTTGCCAGTACCCGAGTCCCACCCAACTCTCTGCGTCTGGCCCCATTAA